DNA sequence from the Halalkalicoccus subterraneus genome:
GTCGAAGAAGGCGATCCCCGTTTCTACCTCCGAATCGCCGTTGCCGTCGATTTCGAGTACACACTCGATCTCGGTCTCGGCGGTCTCTCTCGTGATCTCCGCCGTCCGGTCGGTCATGGCCGACCGAACACGCCGAATGTACATGGTGGTTGCGCTTAGCCGGTGAGTTCGGCATCACACAGTGCCTGATAGGTCACGCGAACCGTCGGGACGCTTACGTCTGCGACTGCGGCGGCCTGTTTCTGCGTGACGCCCTCCTCACGTTCTTTGGCGGCAGTATACAGACAGGCCGCCGCGACGCCCGCGGGGTTGTGCCCGCCGATCAGTTCCCGTTCGACAGCCGATTCGAGCAGTTCCGTGCCACGGCTTCGTACCTCCCTCGTGAGATCCAGGCGGGTCCCGAATCGGGGGATGTACTCGCCGGGATCGAGCGGCCCGACGGGCAGGCCGAGTTCGCGGTTGATCGCGTCGTAGGCGGCGTTGAGTTCAGCCTGAGAGGCCCGCGAGGCGTCGAGTATCTCGGCACGGGTTCGGGAGACGCGATGGACCCGGCAGGCGGCGTACACCGCCGCGGCGGTGAACCCTTCGAGCGAGCGTCCCGTGACGATCCCCTCGTTCTGTGCGGAGCGAAACAGATCGCAGGCCTGGTCCCGAACCGAGTCGGGAAGCGAGAGCGCCGAGGTCAGGCGGCGGATCTGCATGAACACATCGCGTTGGTTTCGATCGGCTTTCGACCCGCACTGCGATCGTTTGTTATACTTTCGTATTCGAGCGTATAGCCTGCGTTTTCGCCCGGTCGCCCTGTTGAGCCCACCGTAACCGATCTCCGTCGAGAGGCCGTAGTCGTGGCGCGAGCGCGACAGCGGCGCACCCGTCCGGCGGCGATCCGTTTCCTCGTCCTCGAACGATCGCCACTCGGGTCCGGGATCGATCCGCTCTTCCTCGACGACCAGCCCACATCGGGAGCAGGTCGTCTCGATGTCGTCTGTCTGGAGTGAACCACTGCATTCGGGACAGGTCAACGGACTTTTTACTGTCATCACTCTGTAATATACAAAACTCATACTTAAAACTATATGATACTGATAGTTAAAAACAACACACAAATGCGATCGATCCACGGATCTCCTGTTCTCATCTCGATATGCTATTATTCATCTCTCAATATATCTATATAAATCCTACCGTGACCAAGTGGTCTCGTCAGTGTCATCAGCTACCTCGTCACTCACAGCGATCATCTCCGGGATATAATCGAGTTACTCCTGATCGTTCGTAGAGGTTCTCTCCGTGATATTACCGTACTACGTCCGGTGGTTTGCCGAGATTCTCTCGGCAATATCGTCCAACTCTTCGTCGTCGAGATCGGGTGAGGAGCCGGCGATCGCGTGGATCGGGTTGCCGCCGTCGTCCTCGAACCGGGGGATGATGTGGCCGTGGACGTGCGGGACCTCTTGGCCGGCGGCCTCGCCGTTGTTGAACGCGACGTTCGAGGCGGGGGCGTCGACCGCGTCCTCGACGACGGGGATCAGTCGATGGAGCGTATCGTAAAGATCGCTCGCGACCTCGTCGGGCAGGTCGTTCAGGCGCTCGTACTCCTCTTTGGGGATCACGAGAGTGTGACCCGGCGCGAGCGGATTCGCGTCGAGGAAGGCGAACGTCGTCTCGTCCTCGTAGACGACGCGTGCGGGGATCTCGCCCTCGACGATCTGGCTGAAGATGCTTGCCATGTCCCGACGTGCGGTAGCTCGGAGTAAGAAAGTTACCCGCCCACACATAGCGCGTCGAGCTCCTCGCGCAGCTCCGCGCGATACTCCTCAGATTCGTAGCCCAGCCGCGCGATCCAGATGTTCTGATAGGACGGGTGAAGCACCGGCAGGAGCGTCGTCGAGAGCGCCTCGCAGTCGATCGGCGTCAGGACGTGGTCGGTGAAGCCGTCCAGACTCCGGTCGTCGAGCGCGAGCAGCGTCTCGGTGGCGTGTTTGCCAGTGGGGACGATCGCGCTGGGCTCGACCTGCTCGACCTCGGTCACGAGGTGGGTCCGGCAGGTCGTCAGTTCCTCGTCGGTGGGCTCCCGATTAGAACCCTCGCCATCGGGTGGAAAGCACTTCACTGCGTTCGTGTAGTAGGCGTCGTGATACCCGACGTCCTCCATGAGATCGCGGATCACCCGCCCCGAGTGGCGGGCGGTGTAGGCCATCCCGGTCCAGTTGCCGCCCCTCCACAGGTCGGCCTCGGGCGTGCCCGCGCCGGGAGCCTCGCCGACGACCAGCACGTCGGCGTCGAGCGGTCCGGTCCCCCACGAGATGCACTCGCGGGTCTCCGCGAGGTGGGGACACCGGGTGCAGTTCGGTTCGAGGACGTTTCGTGAATCGGGGTACTCGGGCACGACAAATCCCAAGATCCCACCGACCAAAGCCGTGTCGAGACGGAACGAGATGCGGTGGCCGGCGCGAGCGCGGGCGGCATCTCGCCGCCCGCGTGAGCGGGACGGGGAAGGGCTGGCATCCTGAGTGAGCAGTTCGGATCCGAACTGCTCGCAATGCTGCCTGGAGGAAATGAAAAGGGCGAGGTACGGCTGCCAAGCCGTGCCGAGGGCTTTCGACCGAACGCTCTTTACCGCCCCGTCGGGTTCCTACTGGTATGAGCAGGTCCGATACCGAGGACGGAGAGCCCTCGGAGGACGGCGGACGGTTCGGGGAGGTGCCCGACCAGTACGACCCCGAGGCACTCGAAAAGCGGGTGTTCGATCACTGGGAGGAGGTCGACGCCTACGAGCAAACGAAGGAGGCCTTCGCCGACGAGGAGCCCTTCTTCTTCGTCGACGGGCCGCCGTACACCTCCGGTGCGGCCCACATGGGGACGACGTGGAACAAGAGCCTGAAGGACGCCTACATCCGCCACATCCGGATGCGGGGCCACGACGTAACCGACCGCCCGGGCTATGACATGCACGGGCTGCCCATCGAGACGAAAGTCGAGGAACGGCTGGGCTTCGAGAACAAGAAGGACATCGAGGAGTTCGGCATGGAGAACTTCATCGCCGAGTGCAAGGAGTTCGCCGACGAGCAACTGGAGGGCCTCCAGAACGACTTCAAGTCCTTCGGCGTCTGGATGGACTGGGACGATCCGTATAAAACGGTCTCGCCAGAGTACATGGAGGCGGCATGGTGGGGGTTCTCGCAGGTCGCCGAGCGCGGACTGGTCGATCAGGGGAAGCGCTCGATCAGCCAGTGTCCCCGCTGTGAGACCGCGATCGCGAACAACGAGGTCGAGTACGAGGACCGCGAGGACCCGACGGTCTACGTCGAGTTCTCACTCTCCGAACGGGAGGGAAGCCTCGTCATCTACACGACGACGCCGTGGACCATTCCGGCAAACGAGTTCGTCGCGGTCGGCGAGGAGTTGACCTACCAGAAGGTCCGCGCCACCCGCGACGGCGAGGAGGACGTCCTCTACGTCGCCGCCGACTGTGTCGAGAACGTCCTCTCGAAGGGGCGCTACGACGAGTACGAGGTCGAGGAGGAACTGTCGGGCTCGAAAATGCTCGGCTGGGAATACGACCACCCGCTGAGCGAAGAGGTCCCCGACAATCCCGACAGTGAGGGGACCCGGCAGGTCTACCACGCCGACTACGTCGAGGCCGAGGACACCGGACTGGTGCACTCCGCGCCGGGCCACGGTGAGGTCGACTTCGAGCGCGGTACCGAACTCGGACTCCCGATCTTCTGTCCGATCGGCGGCGACGGCGTCTACACCGCCGAGGGCGGCGCCTACGAGGGCCAGTTCGTCAAGGACGCCGACGAGGGGATCACCGCCGACTTGGCTGAAAAGGGTCTGCTCGTCGCCTCGGGCACCATCACACACTCGTATGGCCACTGCTGGCGGTGTGATACCCCCATTCTGCAGATGGCGACCGACCAGTGGTTCATCACGATCACCGACGTCAAAGAGGAACTGCTGGATAACATCGAGGACAGCGAGTGGCACCCACAGTGGGCACGAGACAACCGATTCAGGGACTTCGTCGAGAACGCCCCCGACTGGAACGTCTCCCGACAGCGCTACTGGGGGATCCCGATCCCGATCTGGGTTCCCGAAGACTGGTCGGGCGAGATGAGTGAGGTAATCGTGATCGGTTCCCGGGAGGAACTCGCCGAGCGCGTGGACGGAGACGTCGACCCGCAGGAGGTGGACCTTCACCGCCCGACCGTCGACGACCTGACCATCACCGAGGAGGGAACCACCTACGAGCGCGTTCCGGACGTCTTCGACGTCTGGCTCGATTCCTCGGTGGCTTCGTGGGGCACCCTCGACTACCCGGGCGAGCAGGAGGCCTTCGAGGAGCTGTGGCCCGCCGACCTGATCATGGAGGCCCACGACCAGACCCGCGGGTGGTTCTGGTCCCAACTCGGCATGGGAACGGCCGCGCTCGGCGAGGTCCCCTACGACGAGGTGTTGATGCACGGCTTCGCCAACGACAGCGAGGGCAAGAAGATGTCCAAGTCGGTGGGCAACGTCGTCCAGCCCCACGAGGCGATCCAGAGGCATGGCTCGGATGCGATGCGCCTGTTCCTGCTCTCGGTCAACCCGCAGGGCGAGGACATGCGCTTCTCGTGGGACGAGATGGCGACGATGGAGCGAAATTTGAACATCCTCTGGAACGTCTTCCGGTTCCCCCTGCCGTACATGCGCATGGACGGGTTCGACCCAGAGGAGACCGACCTCGAATCCGTCGACGCACACCTCGAACTCGTCGACGAGTGGATCCTCGCCCGGCTCCAGACCGTGACCCGCGAGATGACCGAGGCATGGGACGACTTCCGCCAGGACCAGGCGCTCTCGGCGCTGATGGACTTCGTCGTCGAGGACGTCTCCCGGTTCTACATTCAGGTCGTGCGCGAGCGCATGTGGGACGAGGAGGACAGCCCTTCGAAGAACGCCGCATATGCCACGCTGTATCACGTTCTTCGGGAGGTCTGTGCGCTGCTGGCGCCCTACGCGCCCTTCGTCACCGAGGAGATCTACGGCGCGCTGACGGGTGACCGGGGCCACGACACCGTCCACATGCTCGAATGGCCCGAGGAGGAGGAGTACTGGACCGACGAGCGACTCGAAACCGATATCGAACTCGTCCGGGCGGTCGAGGAGGCGGGCTCGAACGCCCGCCAGCGGGCCGAACGGAAGCTCCGCTGGCCCGTTTCCCGTGTCGTGGTCGCGGCGGGCGACGACCGCCTCGCCGAGGCCGTCGCCCGCCAGCAAGAACTCCTCGAAGAGCGTCTCAACGCCCGCGAGGTTCATGTGATCGCGTCGGAGGAGCGCTTCGAGGACCTCGCCTACAGCGCCACGGCCGACATGAGCGTTCTCGGCCCGGCGTTCGGCGATCAAGCGGGGGAGGTCATGGGCGCGCTCAACGAGGCCCGGATCGACGAGCCCTCCCTTGACGCCCTCGAAACCGCCGTCTCGACGGAACTCGGCGAGGAGGTCGAGCTTCGCGCGGAGATGATCGAGTTCACCGAGGAGACCCCCGAGGCGATCTCGGGATCGCGTATCACGATCGAGGGCGACGGGCTGGGCGTCGTCTACGTCGACACCGAGCTCACTGAGGAAATCGAGAGCGAGGGCTACGCCCGCGAGGTCATTCGACGAGTGCAGGAGATGCGAAAGGAGCTCGACCTGCCCCTCGACGCGTCGATCCGCCTCGCCCTCGACATCGCAGACGACCGGATCGCCGGGTTCGTGAGCGAACACGAGGAGCTGATCGCGGAGGAAGTCCGTGCGGCAGAGCTCGGGGCGGTCGAGGACGGCCACCGCAGGGAATGGGAGGTCGAGGGCGTCACGATGGACATCGCGATCGAATCCTTAGAATGAGCGGATCGCTTCGGCCAGCGGGCCGGCGACGCTGACCTCGCTCTCGGCGCGTTCGATGGTGTCGGTTCCATACACCCGCTCGACGCCCGCGCGGGCGAGTTTCGTTCTGGCGTTGGCTGCGAGCATCGGGTGGACGCAGGTCACGAACACGCTTCTCGGGGTTTCGAGTGCGGAAATCGCCCCGCTCATCGTCGAACCGGTCGCGATGATGTCGTCGGCGATCACGACGTCCCGGCCTTCCACTTCGACGTCGCTTGGCGTGATCTCGACCTCGCTGCCCGAGTGGCGGGTCTTCTCGAAGTAGTCGACCTCGCCTCCGCCGTACGAATCCCGCACCGTCTCGGCGAGTTCGATCGCCCCCGCGTCGGGCGAGAGGAAGACGGGATCGGCGAGGTCGGGAAGCGGGTCTGCGAGCACGCCCGCCCCGTCGACGGCGTGTGCAGGTACCGAGAAGTGTTCGAGGGCACTCTCCTCGTGAGGCGAGACCGTCAGCACGCGGTCAGTTCCCGTACTCACCGCACGGGCGACAGCCCGAACCGAGACCGGCTGGCCCGGCTCGAAGGCGCTGTCCTGGCGGGCGTAGCCCATGTAGGGGAGGACGGTCGTGATATTTGAGACGCCGCTCTCGCGAAGCGCGTCCTGGAGCTGGAGCAGCTCGAGGTGGGCGTCGCTCGTCGTCGTCGAGGCGACGATCACCGCGGAATCCCCCTCGACATCGGGCGCGGCGGCGAGCAGTTCGCCGTCGGGAAAGCGCTCGAACTCGACGGGTGCAAGCGTCCGGTCGAGTTCGCTCGACAGGGCCGCGGCGAGCGACTGTGAGGACGAACCGGGTACGATCATACCCGTGGATGCACCGGGCGCGCTAAACCCGTTTTCGGTCTCACCGGAGCACTACCGAACGAGCATCGCCCGGATCCCCGAGACGCCGAGCGCCTGCGAGCGCCAGCCGTCGCCCGCGTCGACGTACAGCGTTCCGTCGGAACTCGCACCGTAGACCGCCTCGCCGACCGCCACCGCCACGAACGGTTCGGGCGTCTCGCGCTCGTGCCACTCGCCGTCGTAGGTGGAGAGGGCCCCGGCAGCGAGTGTGGCCCCCAGGGAGAGTTCTCCGGGCGAGCCGATGCCCGAAACGCGGTCGAACTCCCCCTCGAACTCGTGCATCCAGCCGTTTCCGAGTCGATAGATCCCCGCATCGGTCGCCGCCAGCGGAACTCCCGGAACCGAAACGTCGTGTACACCCTCTAAACCGACATGGTCGAGGCCGTCGCCGACGCGATAGACGCCCTCGCCGGTCGCCAGCAGGTCGCCGTTGGCCGCCCGGACGTCGTCGAGGCTTCCGATGTCGGTCCACTCCTCTCCCTCCAAGCGGGCGACTCGACCCTCGGGGCCGACGGCAATCGGCGTTTCGGCCCCGCCCACGGCGACCGCGGGGCCGAAATCCGTGGGCTCGCCCTCGAACAGGACGTCCTCGTCGGTTGCGACAGCGAGGCCGTCGACCCACGCGAGGTCGCGGGCGTGACACCGGTGTTCGATGCCGAAACTCCCGATCAGGTCGTCCGAGACGGAGACGCCGAGGACCCCGAGATCGGTCGCGAGATAGACGCTCCGCTCGCCGCTTTTGTCGGCGTAGACGCGCTTCTCCTCGATGCTGCTCATACCGAGGGTTCGCGCTCGGGCGCCAAATGGCTGTTCCGGAATCCATTTGCCCCGTCGCTCCCCACAGACAGGCGATGGACGTGTTCGGATCGAGCGGGACGCGTGGGGTTGCGAACGAAGAGATCACGCCGGCGTTCGTCCTGCAGGTCGTCGCGGCCGCGGGGACGGTCTGGGAAGCCGACCGTGTCGCCATCGCCCGCGACACACGCTCGACCGGACGCATGCTCGAAAACGCCGCCGTTGCGGGCCTCCAGAGCGTCGGCTGTGACGTTCATCGCCTCGGCGTGCTCCCCACGCCCGGCGCACAGGCCTACGCCGCCCGCGAGGGCGTTCCGGCGGTGATGATCACCGCCTCGCACAACCCACCCGAGTACAACGGCGTCAAACTCATCGGCGCCGACGGGATCGAACTCTCGGTCTCGGAGCTCGAAACCGTCGAGGAGGCCTTCCTTTCGGAGGTCGACGGCGCGCGCTCGTGGGTCCGGACCGGCGACGAGTTCGCCGTCGAGGACGCCATCCGACGGTATATCGGGAGCGTCCGCGAGGCGGTCGACGCGGAGAAGCTCGCCGACCTGACGGTCGCGATCGACCCCGGTCACGGTGCTGCCTCGCTCACCAGCCCGCGGCTCTTTCGGGAACTGGGCTGTCGGGTTCTCACCGTTAACGCCCAGCCCGACGGCCGGTTCCCCGGCCGGGACCCCGAACCCGTCGAGGCGAACCTCGAGGATCTGGGCCGACTCGTCGCCACGAGCGACGCCGACGTCGGGATCGCCCACGACGGCGACGGCGACCGGGCGATCTTCTTCGACGAATCGGGAACCTACATCGAGGGCGACGCGGCGCTGGCGGCGCTCGCGGACGCGGAACTCGGCCCCCGAGACGCCACCGTCGCCGCGGTCAACGTTTCCCAGCGGCTGGTCGACGTCTGCGACCGGACGGGGGCGACCCTCGAACTCACCCCCATCGGCAGCACCTACATCACGAGCCGGATCCAGCAGTTGCGCGCCGAGGGCGTCTCGGTCCCGGTCGCCGGCGAGGGCAACGGCGGGATCTACTTCCCCGAGTACAGCCTGGCGCGCGACGGGGCGTACATCGCCGCCCGATTCCTCGAACTGGTGGTAGACAAGCCCGCAAGCGAGGTGGTCGAGCCCTTCGGCGGCTATCGCAACGTCCGGCTGAAGCTCACCTACGAGAGCCGCGACCAGCGCGAGGCGATGCTCGCGGCGGTCGACCGGGTCGCCGAGAACGAGGACGCCGGGACCAACACCACCGACGGCGTGCGTCTGGACTACGGCGACGGCTGGGTGCTTGCTCGTCCCAGCGGGACCGAGCCGGTCATCCGCGTCTACGCCGAGGCCCGCGGGAAAGAGCGTGCGGAGGAACTGGCTGCACGGCTCTACGACGCCGCCGAGGCCGCACTCGAAGACACCGGGTGATCCGGCCGGTCCGTCTATGCCCGGCCGTAGTTGAGATACACCTGCGGGAGGAGGATACCGACGACGAACACGACGCCGGCAACGACCCCCGACGAGAGGTCCGTGTATGCGGACAGTCCGACCAGCAACACGAGCGCGGTCGTCGCCGTGACGGCGACCACTTCGTTCTCTGTGGATACCATTCTATACGAATAGAAGTACGAGTAAAAAAGCATCCTCCTCACGTCTTTCCGGCCGCATGGCGTCGACACAGGGACACGGATCGCAGCCGACGTCGCTTGCCCGAACCCGTTCGGCCCACAAGTTATACCGCTTCGCCGTGAGCACGAACCCGTATGCCAGAGCAAACGCTCTACGATCGGCTCGGCGGCGAGGACTCGATCGAGGCCGTCGTCAAGCAGTTCTACGGCTACGTCATGGACGACGACCTGGTCAATGGCTACTTCGAGGACGTCGACATGCAGCAACAGGTCGCCCACCAGACCCAGTTCATCAGCTCCGTCACCGGCGGTCCCGTCGAGTACACCGGCGCGGACATGCGGGCGGCCCACGAGGGCATGGGCATCACCACAGAGGAGTTCGACGCCATCGCGAAGCACCTCGACACGGCTCTGAAGGACTTCGACGTGCCCGAGACCGAGCGCGAGGCCGTCCTCGACGAGGTCGCGAGCTACGAGGACGACATCGTCGGCGCGTAACGGCCGAGCGCTTCCCGCAACCGTTCCCGTTCCTCGATCGCCTGCTCCCTGTCGTCCCCGACAGCGCCGCTCACGAGCCGCTCTCGCTCCCGCTCGTCGAGCCGTTCGCGGACCTCGGCCGCCCGACGGAGGCGTTCGTAGTCGGGATCGCGCGCCACCTCGCGGACCTCCCGCAGGTGGGCGATCGTCTCCACGGGGGCGAACCCGGTTACGACCGCCCGGAGCTCCCGGAGCCGGTAGCGCAGTTCGTCGGCCGGTCGGGGCGGCCATTCCAGTTGAAGGGGTGTCGCGTCGATCCGTTCGAGCGCCGTGCGCTGGGTCGTGACCGCCCGCTTGAGCGCGTCGGCGTCCGCGACGTAGTGGTCCAGTTTCGAGCGCGAATGCTCCGCATACTCGAGCAGTTTCGGGATCGGCTCCGTGCCGGCCTCGGCGCGTTCGATGTACGCCCGCAAATCGGCCGGCATTCGTGGCGTGTCGACAAGCGGGAACCACTCGGTCCGGTCGAGAAACGAGACGACCTCGCGGGCGCTCGCCCGTTCGAGATACTTGGAAAACGCCGCGTCGACCGCCCGGTTGTATCCCTCGATGGGCACTCGCAGGTCCGCGACCGGTGCGTCCAAGTCGACGTCCGACAGCGCGAGCAGGTCGTCGTACGCACTGACCTCCCGCTCTAACTCCTCGATCCGTCCCTCGGCATCGAGGCGCGCCTCACGTAGGCGCTCGCGGGCCCGTTCGCGTTCGCGCAACCGGTCGATGTCCTCATCGACGGGTTCGAGCTCCGCCCGAGCGCGCTCGAAATCCCCCGCGTTCAGCCGCCGCTTGTCGAAGCAGTCCTCGACGGCCTCGACGCTTTCGCGGTGGCGCGCTCCCTCGGGGAGTTCGGAGACGAGCGCGTCGAGCTGGCTCTGGAACTCGATGAAGCCCCTGAAATCGCCGGTGCCGGTCGCCCGGTCCTCGTAGCGTTCGAACAGCTCCCTCAGCCGATCCCGGACGCGTTCGAGCCGACGGAGTTCGTCCTCACCGAACTCCTCGACGGCCGTCCGTGCGGCGTCGTACTCCTCGTGCGCGTCGGCGAGTCGCGGTTCGAGGTCACTCATACACGTCGTCGGGGTCGAACACCCGCTCGCCGACGTGCTCGCCCTCGATGGTCCGGTAGAAACACGTCCGGTGGCCGGTGTGACAGGCCCCGCCCGACTGCTCGACGCGATACAGCAGGGTGTCGCCGTCGCAGTCGGTGCGGATCTCCGCGACGTCCTGGGTGTGGCCGCTGGTCGCGCCCTTCTCCCAGAGCTCCTCTCGACTGCGCGAGTAGTAGTGTGCGCGCCCGGTCTCCCTGGTTCGCTCGATCGCCTCGCGGTTCGCGTAGGCGAGCATCAGCACGTCGTCCGTTTCGGCGTCCTGCGCGATCACGGGCAGCAGACCCCGCGAATCGAACTCGAGATCCACGTCGCTCATACGTCGAGTGAACCGGCGCTCGCGAATAGGTCTTCTGTCCCGCCCCCAGCGCAGTTCGGTCGGCCGAGACGAACCACCCTGCCCGCGAGCAGTCGACGGCCGGTCGTCCCGATCGAACGACTCCGAACGGGAGCGGTGGACCGGTCGTCGCGAAATGGCGAGGAAGCGAACGCCGTCGTCCGACGATGTGAGCACCGGAGTGTTTCCGACCGTCTTCGACGCGCTATACCATGCCGACGGCCCGCAGAGCGGCCGTCAACACGTCACCGTACGTGAGCCCGACGAGCAGGCCGACCAGGATGGGCACGAGAAACGGGATCCCCGGGGAGACCCAGACGGTCTCCCGCATCGTCAGGACGTCGAGCCCCTCGCGCAGGCTCGCCGGCGTGGTGCCGTAGGCCGATCCGACGTCCGCGAGGAACGCCTCGGCCCCCCAGTCGTCCGTGACCCGCCCCCCGTCGGTGATCGCCCCGTCGCCCGCCGGCGACGGTTCGGCGGGCAGCGAGCCCGGATCACGAAAGCGATCGGGCTCCTCGCGAAGCTCCGCGAGCGTCGTCCCCCGCCACCGGAGGTACATCCGTAGGGCGTCGAGGTCGAGCCCCGATCGGGTGAACCCCGACTCGGTTTCGAGCAGCCGGCCGTGCGTCTCGCGCAGCTCGCGCCAGTGAACCGGCCAGCCGACGACCATCCATGGTGTAAACCGTCCGGCGAGCGCGTTCCTGAGCGCGAGCACGAGCGGGTAGCACGCCCCGACGAGCACTGTATTGGACAGGATCGTCAGCGCGAACGCCCCCGTGGGAGGTTCGACCAGCGGCAGTGCGTACGACCCGATCGCGTAGGAGGGTATCGTCGGAAAGAGCACGGTGAGGACGATCAGCGCCTTCGCGTCCGCACCGCCGAAGGCACCGAAGTGCCAGAACCCATACGAGGCGGGGATCACCAGCAGCAGGCTGATTCCGGCACCGATGGCGAACAAGATCCATGTGGATCCGCCCGCCTGATAGGAGGCGATTCCGTCCCAGACGAACAGCACGCACGCGAGCGCGAACAGGGGCTGCCAGGCCTGATCGGGGACTCGTCGGGTTCGGACGTCACGGTGGGCCGCCCAGAGGAGAACGGGAACCGCGAGCAAGCGCAGGAGGTCGGGGACCGAGGCGGGCACGAATCGAAGAGGCGCACTCGGCGGATGAATGTCTTGTGGCCGACCGGACGCAGAGCCACCGGTGATCGATACCGATGGAACGTGAAAAACGATCGGAAACGGCCGAACGACCTCAGATAACGCGGTTCTGGAGGTAGTCGAGGTGCTTTGCGTTGTAGACGATCTTGACCTCGTCGGCGTCGGGCGAGCCGATGCAGGTCAGACGGACGTTCTTGTCGTCGACCTCCTCGTCCGAGAGGATCTGCTGCATGTCCATCTCGATCTCGCCCTCGAAGAGGATCGCTGCGCAGTTCGCACACGCACCGGCGCGACACGAGAAGGGCCAGTCGTAGCCCTGGGCCTCGGCGGCCTCGAGGATGTACTCGCCCTCGTTGACGTCGAGCGTCCCGTAGTCTTCGTCGTCGAAGCCGGCGTCGGCGGCCTTATCGAAGAGGTCGTCGTCCTCGATGTCCCAGCCCTGGTCGTCCAGCGTCTCGTAG
Encoded proteins:
- a CDS encoding transcription initiation factor IIB, which produces MTVKSPLTCPECSGSLQTDDIETTCSRCGLVVEEERIDPGPEWRSFEDEETDRRRTGAPLSRSRHDYGLSTEIGYGGLNRATGRKRRLYARIRKYNKRSQCGSKADRNQRDVFMQIRRLTSALSLPDSVRDQACDLFRSAQNEGIVTGRSLEGFTAAAVYAACRVHRVSRTRAEILDASRASQAELNAAYDAINRELGLPVGPLDPGEYIPRFGTRLDLTREVRSRGTELLESAVERELIGGHNPAGVAAACLYTAAKEREEGVTQKQAAAVADVSVPTVRVTYQALCDAELTG
- a CDS encoding HIT family protein, which translates into the protein MASIFSQIVEGEIPARVVYEDETTFAFLDANPLAPGHTLVIPKEEYERLNDLPDEVASDLYDTLHRLIPVVEDAVDAPASNVAFNNGEAAGQEVPHVHGHIIPRFEDDGGNPIHAIAGSSPDLDDEELDDIAERISANHRT
- a CDS encoding uracil-DNA glycosylase; translation: MPEYPDSRNVLEPNCTRCPHLAETRECISWGTGPLDADVLVVGEAPGAGTPEADLWRGGNWTGMAYTARHSGRVIRDLMEDVGYHDAYYTNAVKCFPPDGEGSNREPTDEELTTCRTHLVTEVEQVEPSAIVPTGKHATETLLALDDRSLDGFTDHVLTPIDCEALSTTLLPVLHPSYQNIWIARLGYESEEYRAELREELDALCVGG
- the ileS gene encoding isoleucine--tRNA ligase, whose product is MSRSDTEDGEPSEDGGRFGEVPDQYDPEALEKRVFDHWEEVDAYEQTKEAFADEEPFFFVDGPPYTSGAAHMGTTWNKSLKDAYIRHIRMRGHDVTDRPGYDMHGLPIETKVEERLGFENKKDIEEFGMENFIAECKEFADEQLEGLQNDFKSFGVWMDWDDPYKTVSPEYMEAAWWGFSQVAERGLVDQGKRSISQCPRCETAIANNEVEYEDREDPTVYVEFSLSEREGSLVIYTTTPWTIPANEFVAVGEELTYQKVRATRDGEEDVLYVAADCVENVLSKGRYDEYEVEEELSGSKMLGWEYDHPLSEEVPDNPDSEGTRQVYHADYVEAEDTGLVHSAPGHGEVDFERGTELGLPIFCPIGGDGVYTAEGGAYEGQFVKDADEGITADLAEKGLLVASGTITHSYGHCWRCDTPILQMATDQWFITITDVKEELLDNIEDSEWHPQWARDNRFRDFVENAPDWNVSRQRYWGIPIPIWVPEDWSGEMSEVIVIGSREELAERVDGDVDPQEVDLHRPTVDDLTITEEGTTYERVPDVFDVWLDSSVASWGTLDYPGEQEAFEELWPADLIMEAHDQTRGWFWSQLGMGTAALGEVPYDEVLMHGFANDSEGKKMSKSVGNVVQPHEAIQRHGSDAMRLFLLSVNPQGEDMRFSWDEMATMERNLNILWNVFRFPLPYMRMDGFDPEETDLESVDAHLELVDEWILARLQTVTREMTEAWDDFRQDQALSALMDFVVEDVSRFYIQVVRERMWDEEDSPSKNAAYATLYHVLREVCALLAPYAPFVTEEIYGALTGDRGHDTVHMLEWPEEEEYWTDERLETDIELVRAVEEAGSNARQRAERKLRWPVSRVVVAAGDDRLAEAVARQQELLEERLNAREVHVIASEERFEDLAYSATADMSVLGPAFGDQAGEVMGALNEARIDEPSLDALETAVSTELGEEVELRAEMIEFTEETPEAISGSRITIEGDGLGVVYVDTELTEEIESEGYAREVIRRVQEMRKELDLPLDASIRLALDIADDRIAGFVSEHEELIAEEVRAAELGAVEDGHRREWEVEGVTMDIAIESLE
- the prs gene encoding ribose-phosphate diphosphokinase, which codes for MIVPGSSSQSLAAALSSELDRTLAPVEFERFPDGELLAAAPDVEGDSAVIVASTTTSDAHLELLQLQDALRESGVSNITTVLPYMGYARQDSAFEPGQPVSVRAVARAVSTGTDRVLTVSPHEESALEHFSVPAHAVDGAGVLADPLPDLADPVFLSPDAGAIELAETVRDSYGGGEVDYFEKTRHSGSEVEITPSDVEVEGRDVVIADDIIATGSTMSGAISALETPRSVFVTCVHPMLAANARTKLARAGVERVYGTDTIERAESEVSVAGPLAEAIRSF
- a CDS encoding HVO_0234 family beta-propeller protein, with amino-acid sequence MSSIEEKRVYADKSGERSVYLATDLGVLGVSVSDDLIGSFGIEHRCHARDLAWVDGLAVATDEDVLFEGEPTDFGPAVAVGGAETPIAVGPEGRVARLEGEEWTDIGSLDDVRAANGDLLATGEGVYRVGDGLDHVGLEGVHDVSVPGVPLAATDAGIYRLGNGWMHEFEGEFDRVSGIGSPGELSLGATLAAGALSTYDGEWHERETPEPFVAVAVGEAVYGASSDGTLYVDAGDGWRSQALGVSGIRAMLVR
- the glmM gene encoding phosphoglucosamine mutase, producing MDVFGSSGTRGVANEEITPAFVLQVVAAAGTVWEADRVAIARDTRSTGRMLENAAVAGLQSVGCDVHRLGVLPTPGAQAYAAREGVPAVMITASHNPPEYNGVKLIGADGIELSVSELETVEEAFLSEVDGARSWVRTGDEFAVEDAIRRYIGSVREAVDAEKLADLTVAIDPGHGAASLTSPRLFRELGCRVLTVNAQPDGRFPGRDPEPVEANLEDLGRLVATSDADVGIAHDGDGDRAIFFDESGTYIEGDAALAALADAELGPRDATVAAVNVSQRLVDVCDRTGATLELTPIGSTYITSRIQQLRAEGVSVPVAGEGNGGIYFPEYSLARDGAYIAARFLELVVDKPASEVVEPFGGYRNVRLKLTYESRDQREAMLAAVDRVAENEDAGTNTTDGVRLDYGDGWVLARPSGTEPVIRVYAEARGKERAEELAARLYDAAEAALEDTG
- a CDS encoding group I truncated hemoglobin; this translates as MPEQTLYDRLGGEDSIEAVVKQFYGYVMDDDLVNGYFEDVDMQQQVAHQTQFISSVTGGPVEYTGADMRAAHEGMGITTEEFDAIAKHLDTALKDFDVPETEREAVLDEVASYEDDIVGA